One window from the genome of Chionomys nivalis chromosome 14, mChiNiv1.1, whole genome shotgun sequence encodes:
- the LOC130886649 gene encoding cytochrome c, somatic-like: MGDVEKGKKTLVQKCAQCHTVEEGGKHKTGPNLHSLFGRKTGQAAGFSYTDANKNKGITWGDDALMECLENPKKYIPRIKIIFTRIKKKGEGQT, translated from the coding sequence ATGGGTGATGTTGAGAAAGGCAAGAAGACTCTTGTTCAGAAGTGTGCCCAGTGCCACACTGTGGAAGAGGGAGGCAAGCATAAGACTGGACCAAACCTCCACAGTCTGTTTGGGAGGAAGACAGGTCAGGCAGCTGGATTCTCGTACACAGATGCCAACAAGAACAAAGGCATCACCTGGGGAGACGATGCCCTGATGGAGTGTTTGGAGAATCCCAAAAAGTACATCCctagaataaaaataatcttcaCTAGAAttaagaagaagggagaggggcaGACCTAA